A segment of the Myripristis murdjan chromosome 20, fMyrMur1.1, whole genome shotgun sequence genome:
GATTTACaaaataattatgttttttttttttttgagtgaaaaaGGAGAAATTGTGACTTTTCTGATTATATTTTAGAGCAGAGGACATATGTTGATTCATTATCACAaatttttgctttcttttttggcagcacatgtgtatgtgtacttgtgcttgtgtgcctgtgcgtactttgtgtgtgtgtgtgtgtgtgtgtgtgtgtgttttagtgtgtacATTCATCTGCTGGAAAGATCAAATAGAGTAGCTCCATTGCACCCCCTTGTGGTGGGTCCCAGCtgccctgtgtatgtgtgtgtgtatgtgtttatgtgcatgcatgtgtgtgtgtgtgtactgcttTCCCAATAAAACGAAGGTAGTgatcttttgatttttttttgagaagAGTGCAGTGTGGAACCACCCATGTTATTATGAGGTAGTTTAATGAGGAAAACTCATATTTTTGatataaaaacatttgacaGCGGGTCAAATCAGCCCGAGGACAAGAAGAAGGTCAGTGATGTAACAGTGTGTCATGATGGGGGTGTGATTTCCTGGAAGTGAAGTAAAAATGGAAACACATGGTGTTCCCTAATGAaacgtctcctctcctctcctctcctgttctctCAGGAGCCAAATTTCCCATTAAATGGACGGCCCCTGAAGCTGCCTTGTACGGACGCTTCACCATCAAGTCAGACGTCTGGTCCTTCGGCATCCTCATCACCGAGCTTGTCACGAAAGGCAGAGTACCCTACCCAGGTAAGTGTTGGTGAAGACGGGCACCCACatgcacacgaacacacacatgcacacacgcacacgagAATCAGAGAAACCTGCAGACAAGAAATGCGTGGCTTCAGAGCCTCGGAGGGAGGTGATTCACAGCCCACGTTAACAGCTTTCACTCTGTCAGCGGACGTCAAGCTGGCACGCCTGTTAATGTTGTAGCATGAAGTGAAGCTGTCTGACACTGTCTGTGATGGTTGTTTATGCCTCTGCAGGGAGAACGCCGAGGTCCAcgcacacacgtacgcacacacacacgcatgcgagCAAGCTTGAGATTAGATGAGACCATCTGGTGGGGGCCGATCAGGAGATTGAACACCACTCTTGTTTATAACCATCTGCCAGACTGATACTGCCCTGGGGAGCGTtccctgcagctctgcagcaccTCCACACAGCTCCTCTGCCCGCCCCAAGCTTAAGTGGGAAGGGACTGGCATCTACTGTTAACACAATATGATTTAACAGAGTGTATTCAAGAGTTAGAGCCTAGTCCAATGATGGAGGGGGGAACATTTAGAGCAAACACTTGGGACAAATTTTGCAGACAGTGGGTAATACTGAatgtgacatttgaaatgaatcaAATCATATACTCTGCTGTTACTGTcatctttgtctgtgttttttctcttaaaaacaTACTAGATAGGTAATAATTTTAGTTAAGTTATTCACTGCACTTTCATATTATGTATTATAAGCTCATGCAGTTAACGGAAAATAGCATTCTCTTGGCAGCTAGGGCTGAACGAGTAATCAAAATGTTACTGAAAAGTAATAatgccgatttttttttttttttttttttaaatggcaataTGGCTAAATGCAAAATCCAAATGGCAGtctctgcaattttttttgttaaaaggtgAAATATGTTGACAAATCtgattataaatgaagtatcaGGGTGCTACTGAGATGGCCTGGCCTATCATTTGTATTCTCCAGAAGTaacaaaacatgtttctttggtatataataatatattattcCCATTATAGTATAGTATTCCCTCTTAACTAATGAATTACAGTATCTGTCAGAATAACtgcagtatgattttttttttgtcatactgTTCAGCCCTACAACAGCTAgattaaatgtataaaaataatcaaagcTATAACATActagtttacattttaaattatagtTGTAGTTTTTATTGTAGTTCATATGAGATTAATTTATTAGTTATCCAGGATTATTATCATCAGTTTATCAAAATAGGCCTGTTTGCAGACAAATGAATTTATATGTTTCTTTAACTCAAAACTTGCTGTTAATATTTCCTTACTAAAAACAATCTGTCCCTTGGAAATCTAGCTAAGGTTGATTAGAAAGcgagccaatcagagacaggAAAACTCGTCAGGTGACCTGTCCTCaaccaaaaacatttccaaCCGCAATACATTAACACTGTGTACCATCATCAGCTAAATAACTGTGATTTTCCTGACACTGtcatattgatttgtttttaactaGTCCCTTGGGGTTTCTTTGTCCAACTCCCTTTATTTGCATTCctactttttcttctgtttatctATTTGATTCTGCAAACAAGCTAAACCTAAGCctatatttaaacataaataaataaataaataaatcaaacaccCACATTATTGAGCGCAGCAGCAAGGCGATGTGCTCTCAccgcctctctcctcctcaggcaTGGTGAACCGGGAGGTGCTGGAGCAGGTGGAGCGGGGCTACCGCATGCCCTGCCCCCAGGGCTGCCCGGAGTCGCTCCACGAGATGATGAAGCTGTGCTGGAAGAAAGAGCCAGACGAGCGGCCCACTTTCGAGTACATCCAGTCCTTCCTGGAGGACTATTTcaccgccacagagccacagtaCCAGCCTGGAGAGAACCTATAGCCTGCCGGGACTCCTCTGCGTATCCCTCCGCCCGCAGGAGCAGACTGGCTGGCGGGACGAGAGGGCGAGAGCTGTGAAGTGATTGGCTCTGGACGGCCGGGTCGACGCTGGGTGATCAGTTGCACAAACCACTACTTTCTTTATCTGTTTGGTTCTGTCTCTGCTGCACTCcaccatttttatttgtcatcttttgttttcatctatGGTACTACAAGTCTTAGCTGTGTGAATttatccatttcatttttttggaaGAAGGATGCAACTGGCATAACGACAAGGGGAGCCTGCTAGGCTGGGTGTCTTTGATTGAGTGCTTTCCTGAATGGAGGACTACACTaatggagaggaaacacagattCATTTCAGCTCTGCTAAAGATGCTACAAATAggattttttcctcattaatacATTGCTGTGAAATTAGCTGTCATAATGCCTTTCAATGTTGACAAAAACGGCCCTGATCCCAACAGCAGCCCCAGCtattgtgctttcatttgctttaaTTTGGTTATCCCGCACTCTGTTCACCTCCAAATtatataaatgtttttatgttttcgaTTCTCCATTGGAAAAAGTATGCATAAAAACATTAGGGAGGGAGTTAACACGCCATGCTGATAGAAAGAGGCTCTCGGCGGTGGATGATGGCCGTTATCACAGTCAGTGATGTATTTGAGAACAAATCCCACTCATCTTAActttaattacatttcattaGTTAAAATGCAAATTCTTTCTGTTCTGAATGGCTTactttagagagagagagagtggagttAGACTGTGACATGGTCTGTGATGCCTTGCTTATcttttacagtgcattttgttgattttttttttttttcgaatgTTCCTGCAAGAATTTATTCATATCACGAACACGGAGACTGTTTTCTGTTGCATACTCTTGCTGTGATCactacagagaagaaaaaaaaggagtacTTTAATGCAGATGGACTGTATGATGTGTCACCGAGGGACGAGAGAGCAGGCCGAGGCTGGCTGTGATCACTGCAGCATCGACCCGAGTTACACAGTGATGAAACTCGCGGTCCTGGTCATGCAGCTGCTTATTATTGCAGACTGACTCTCCACATATCACACAGCAAGTCTGCCAAGGATATTAGAGCAGGATGAATGACTTCTTTGActttacagttacattttagGTGGAAAGGCGTGAACACAACCACCAACTAGGGTACAGACAAGTAAATGTGACTGTCTTGGAAACCTGcagctgtgtctttgttttatttgttgttttaaatctttttttgtggcctagcaaaaatcaaaaagactttttttttttttttttttttaacagtgatcTTCTCTTTTCATGTGTATGGACTGATCAGGACAGTATTACAATGTGCATAGCAAAAAGATGAAGGCTGAGCTTTTAAAGAAGGGCTTTGTACAAAGTTAGCAAAATCCGCATTTTATAAAGTTATTAATTAAATGGCCAAGATTGCAAGTTATATTGGGGATGGTGGGAGTGGTTGGAAAAATGAATCGGGGGAATttgtacaataataataataattaaaaaaaaaaaaagattttactCTGCACACTCTCCTTTTTCCATAAACACGCCATTTGGAAAGAAAGTGTTATGATTCATCATGTTATTTGTTGAATGGGCTGTCACAACTTCCCAGGCGGATAATATTTAAGCCAATCACGGGGTAAAGGGGGCGGAGTCGACTGCTGCAGCTCGACTCTTATTTCAGAGGAAGCAGCTGACCGTTTCTTACTTCTCACTAACTCTCTCAGTGCAGAAATGGTccacaaaataattaaactgGCTGTAACGGATGTGAGAtttccaacatctctggagcaGCATGGCTCAGATGCAATGGTAAGAAGTCTTGCACTTAGGCTGGTGGACACTCTCCCTCTGCCACGGCTCCTGGAAATGCATTTCATACACTGACATGGTGCATAAATAGATAGCTTGAGGCCCACCTGCACGGTAACTTTCCCACATTGCAGCACAGAGATCCGGACTACTCAGCCGCTTATGTGGTGATCAGCACCGATGTCGGGCTGAGGGGCTACGGCCTGACGTTTACTGTGGGAAGAGGCACAGAAATAGGTAAGATTTTAGTTGTATACCCAGGGCTACATATCTATTTCCTATTGCAAAAAAGTCCAAACATTGTCTGCCACCGTTTATCAACGCTGCCTTCAAGTGCGCCTCGTAAGCCCCGCCTTCCGACTAGTCACATGAACGACTAGTTGGCTCTTGTTTGAAAATAATGGCAAAATGGACTTgtggattcattttttttttgtcattgctttGGTTTAGCAGTCAGGTGTTGAATTCCTGCTTGATATGCAGTGGCAGACATCAGTGCACCAGGCTGTAATCGCCCCCTTTTTTGCCAGAAGTTGTGTTTGTTCGACAAGACTTGATACCAGAAATGACGCAGATCTTCTGTACACgttttgtttcagtgtaaaGAATCTCTAGATTAAACTGTATGTGCAGCTATTGGGTCTCCAACACCATGATGACAAATTAAAGCCTTAAGTATGTTCCAtcaaaaatacatgacaattaatatttttgcacagactgaaaatataaatacataaaataacaaaaaaaagttgtttacaTGGGATTTCACGTAAGAGTATATtataataaaactgaaataatgacatttatttttgctttgtccTGTTCCATGCTCCATTGAaggccaaatatttttttttttttttttttttttttttaagcctgtCCAGTCGTATTTCCTACTTGGCTGGCTCATTCACTTTTTGCATTCCATCGGTAACTGCAATATTTCCGCCAGCACTTCAAGGCAGCATTTGTTTACTCGTTTGCAAGTTTGCAGATTGGAACCGTATAGTGGCATCTTGTGGTAATAACATGTAATACATCCAATGTGAACAAATGATGCATCTTTTCAAAGGCAAACACAAGATAGTAAAGATATGACAAAACCTGATGGTGAAAGTATTTAATTCCCATTCTGGTCTTGCAGGATCAGAGCTCCATCTTGTCTATAActgcttatttattattttgcagtGGTGTGTGCTGTGGAGGCCCTGGCAGGACTCGTGGTGGGGAAATCCTTAGAGGAGATCATAAGTGACTTTCGTGGGTTTTACCGCCTCCTGACCAGCGATGGGCAGATGAGATGGGTGAGAGCACGCACGCCGTCAGTGACAAACATAATCAAAAGTGACACAGCGCACTTTGCTCTCATTAAATTATAATTGGACAGTCAGACCTGTCTCATTAGAGTGACTCCAATGACATTAAGTGTTGGATGGCAAGTTTCTCCGGATGAATGAGAAGAAATCAGAGTTTGTTTCCGAACTGCTGTCCTTGGCTCTATAGTGACATCATTAAACCGGACATGAGGCCTTTTATCCTCCCTTGTGAAACTATAAGACAAAACCTCAGTGTGACGTGGGCCAGTGCTTTAAAAATTCACGCTCTGGCTTGATCAGTTGTGAAATTCAGCATTTGGACTCTTCCGTCCTGATCTGGATCACTGTAACCCAGTGTGTTTTGGTATTTGTGAGGCATTTATGCCCTGTCTTTTTGTCCAGAATGCTGTGACTGGTCTCTAAATACTGGACCATATCAGTCCtgttctggctttttttttacactgactaGGACATTTCGAATCATGCGTTATTGCTTTGAAGTGTGTTTGTCACGGCACATACCGTCAGTCTCTCTAATCTGGGCTTTGTGAAGGTCCTATAGTCAAAGTTAAGAATGATGGGTCACAGGGATTTTACTGCACAAAGACAGTGGAACAGCTATCCACAGTGCGTGAGATCAGCCAACATTCATATTAAAACTAATTTGaaaggttatttttatttgtcgCCTCTCACTGTAGCTCATATGCTCATATACGCTCTGCTCATCTTATTTTGCACTTTGATGTACATCTGTTTCGTGTGTTTGTAGCActatatgggaaaaaaaagctttggtaacactttatataAAGCTGTGTTCCAAAAAGTGACATAACACTGTCATAACTGTGAAATGCCCACTGATGAATATTAAATGTTACTTGGTCAATCATCTTGTCAAGTTGTCATGACATGAACAATTGTCAGCCTTGCAGGTAAAGTGACATAGTTCACTGAGTGACATTTAATGACAAGACTCCTAGCTATTCATTATCATGTCACAGTTATGATCTGTCAATCTAATGAACGCAACTCgaaatttttgtgttttttttttgttgtttttttttacttcttgtGTGAAACAGATTGGCCCAGAGAAAGGAGTGATCCACCTGGCCACCGCTGCCGTCCTGAATGCAGTGTGGGACCTGTGGGCGAGGGCGGAGGGCAAGGTGGGATGTGGGGCTGTTAAGATTAGgctgtatgagaaaaaaaggcaatgcCTTTATGCAAATGTTTACAAGCACGAGGCAGCATGACTCACAagttattttaatcattttcctccagccgctgtgGAAGCTGCTCGTCGACATGGTGAGTCACAGGAAACTCAGGACTTTGAATTACTTGCATGTGTTCATCCTCATCCAGGTTATGATTACAGGCAAAATATTTGTTTACTGTGTGTCTGCTTCAGGATCCCAAGCAGATTGTCTCCTGCATTGACTTCAGATACATCACTGATGCTCTCACAGAGCAGGAGGCTCTAGGTGAGACTGGGTTTTTAATACACTGAACACATAGCTGTTGAAGTTTGGGGACATAAAAAAtaatcccctctttctctgctctgtcacGGTGGTTTTATAAGTCTTACAGGGATATTTTCAAagcggcctctctctctctctctctctctcagacataCTCATGAAAGCACAGGAGGGCAAGCAGCAGAGAGGTAAGCACACTAAAGAGAGACATTAATGACTTCTGTGGGATGAAACAGCCCCTTTAGAAATGAACAGATTGTGATGGAGTGTTTCTGACGGCATAATGGGTCCCTATACTCTATGATTGCtttatgaaaatgcatttttaattgagTTTATATCACCTGTGTGGGCTGTCTCTTTTGCCCTCCAGAGGATCAGATGCTGAAAGAAGGCTATCCCGCCTACACCACCTCCTGTGCTTGGATGGGATACTCAGACCAGCAGCTCAAACAGGTCTCTGTGATGTAAAAGACGTATTACAGCCTTGGCTGGCTTTGAAATAATTGTGACTGccagtttctgctgtttctgaAGCTGTGCACAGATGCGCTTAACAATGGCTGGACCAAGTTTAAGATGAAGGTTGGGGCCGACCTGGAGGATGACATACGCCGGTGCCGCCTCATCAGGCAGATGATTGGACCTGATAACACTCTGGTAAGATTGTTTTTGCCTGGACCGTAGTCTGTACATTAAGTAATAACACTACACTAcaaaaaatcttcattttaacaagtcatttaggctcaaattctgccagtgggatgagataatcccacctgtttccaaccCATTTTCACTTGCAAAATGTTAAGcactgaatatatatatatatatttttaaattcatgtaGGCTACTGATGTTTAAAACATTTCCACAACATCCAAATATGTTGAAAAGGGCAAACATGAATCTGATCAGCcaactagtatcaagaaaattacatttgattCAGTATAGTTCTGGAAACAGGTTGATTAGCATTTGAAACAACTAGGgtcatctcatcccactggcagattttttttcgctttttttttcttgaagaaaaacaagactgtaACACTGAATACGAGACTCTTGCAATACTAAACTTTTCTCGTCCCAGATGATCGATGCCAACCAGAGGTGGGATGTAGGCGAAGCTATAGCTTGGGTGTCCAGGCTGGCTGAGTTCAGACCTCTATGGATTGAGGAGCCCACCTCTCCAGATGACATCCTGGGTCACGCTGCCATCTCCAAGGTGAGCCAGCAGCTTGATTCAGCAGCTTGTTGATGTCTCTGCGTGCATGTTGAAGCTCTGTGAAAGCTGTTCTGCTCCACTGTTGCAGGCCTTGGCTCCACTTGGGATCAGAGTAGCTACAGGAGAGCAGGTCAGGGCTGCAGTGTGGAGCTTTTCCTCCAACCAACCACATCTTTGGCTGATAATATAAGGATTTCTACTCGGATTGCTCATATATTTTGATCTCCAGTGTCACAACAGGGTGATGTTTAAGCAGTTCCTCCAGGCCTCAGCCCTGCAGTTTGTTCAGATCGACAGCTGTCGACTGGGCAGTGTGAACGAGAACCTCGCCGTGCTGCTGATGGCCCACAAGTTTCAGGGTAAGAAAGatcaaacatgtaataataagcCAGGAGCAACAAATTCACTTAAGtactcaaagtgtgtgtgtgtgtgtgtgtgtcatgctgaATCTTTTATGAATATTACAGCTGTTTTAGATGAATGTTGGGAGCAAACTCGCATATCTGAAGAGTGGATTTATTTTATCAGTAAATTAACAAAAGTCAAATGTGTGGTGTCTTGGAGAAACCTGATCTATGTCGCTGTCGCCAGTTGTTGGCTATGAGCTGAAATAGatgaaataaagttttaaaGCTGTCTGAGTTTTTGGGTTATTCatgttcttctgtttctgtccaaGAATGTATTctattaaaatttaaataaatgtttgagttTTATGTATGAGGTGTATGGATTTTAAAAAGAGAGCAGTCCCAAAAGCCCATTCAGTGTTGGGTAATTAATACAAACAGTTGCTTCCTACACATAAATCAGTCATATATCACAATTAGTAAGGAAATGTGAGACTCTTACAATCAATGAAGCAAAGAGCCCTCTCCTGGATGTAAATTGGTGAGTCAAGATATTTGACAACAATGTGAAACTGTATTAATTTGGTAAAAAGAAGTTAGAGGGAGTCTTCTTTGAAAACTTTAAGTGATAGATGTGCAGAAACCATAGCAATATCACTAACTTAGGGTGATTTTTGAAAAAGCAGATATGATACTGAGCTGAGAGAGCCAGCTCTTGTTGGTAGCTGTGTCAAATAACCAGACTCACCAAAAGAAATGCACTTTACACCACCAGTGTGTGTAAAACCGTGTTGTGGGAACATTGAATGCAGTTAGTACTATTATAAGtactatttcttttttcctagTGCCTGTTTGTCCCCATGCTGGAGGTGTTGGTCTTTGTGAGCTTGTGCAGCACCTGATTCTGTTTGACtacatctgtgtgtctgctgaccTCAACAACCGGTAAgaccagtttgtttttgttgccagtTTGAGCCGCTGACTGGACCAGATGATTACTTCACATATTCTCTCTTTTAGTATGTGTGAATATGTCGACCACCTCCATGAGCACTTCACCAGTCCCGCTGTGATCCGTAATGCCTGCTACATGCCCCCCAAGGTAAGATGGCAATGTTAGACGTGGCAGATATCAGCTGCCTTTCATCCCTACATAAGTTACTCTACATCATCTTCACTTAATGCATTCCATAATTGCCGTTTCCTCTCACCACCCATTTTAAGAATTTACAAGTTATTTACAGTTGAGATGTCTGTGaacttgcattttttaaattttccctTTTCAAGAAAAAGCATGACACATGTATCTTATGCTTtcagaaaaccaaacaaaacatgcaatgaatgaataaaatatgagcAGAcaggcaaaagaaaacaaacaaaaaaatcatctttataTTTACTGCAAACAGAAATGAACCAGGACTTAACCTCACTGGGTGCAAGATCTCCACATTGGGCATAATCACTATTTATCATTACTGGCTATTCACAAAGCCCTCAGGCAAAGAGATACATAACATAAAttctagggg
Coding sequences within it:
- the enosf1 gene encoding mitochondrial enolase superfamily member 1, producing MVHKIIKLAVTDVRFPTSLEQHGSDAMHRDPDYSAAYVVISTDVGLRGYGLTFTVGRGTEIVVCAVEALAGLVVGKSLEEIISDFRGFYRLLTSDGQMRWIGPEKGVIHLATAAVLNAVWDLWARAEGKPLWKLLVDMDPKQIVSCIDFRYITDALTEQEALDILMKAQEGKQQREDQMLKEGYPAYTTSCAWMGYSDQQLKQLCTDALNNGWTKFKMKVGADLEDDIRRCRLIRQMIGPDNTLMIDANQRWDVGEAIAWVSRLAEFRPLWIEEPTSPDDILGHAAISKALAPLGIRVATGEQCHNRVMFKQFLQASALQFVQIDSCRLGSVNENLAVLLMAHKFQVPVCPHAGGVGLCELVQHLILFDYICVSADLNNRMCEYVDHLHEHFTSPAVIRNACYMPPKDPGYSSEMLESSVHTHQYPEGDVWKTLLNK